Proteins co-encoded in one Candidatus Ozemobacteraceae bacterium genomic window:
- a CDS encoding ABC transporter substrate-binding protein translates to MAAKRIIYLTLLAILAWSPCPALAVEGSPWIVGILGALTGPKAIYGKPHLQGASLAAAEVNAAGGIDGTPLEIVAVDDGGEMGRVGDLMTRLIYDRNAVAVVGSVDSGCTHVAAMLAVKAHVPHLTCVATDPSLTRAGSPWTFRTLADDDRQAAALVEWLWGRGLRRISLLAGESRYGRMGARIFARRFREKGGEVTGPVFMAATETSASNAVRDADTGRAQAAVLWMLAPEGRLAAAALRRSGFAGIVAGGDGLASPAFYGSGDRAVDGVVVTCPYVAGAETPENTAFRRAYEAAYGEPADSFAAHAYDTVKLLASAASAIAAADRREPATAREALRNILANISLFRGVTGDIAFDASGNDVRDVRLAVCRGGALEPMRAGER, encoded by the coding sequence ATGGCTGCAAAGCGAATAATATATCTTACGCTATTAGCGATTCTGGCATGGAGTCCCTGTCCGGCCCTGGCCGTGGAGGGTTCCCCATGGATCGTCGGGATTCTCGGGGCTCTCACGGGGCCGAAGGCGATCTACGGCAAGCCTCATCTGCAGGGGGCTTCGCTGGCCGCCGCCGAAGTGAACGCCGCGGGGGGCATCGACGGGACGCCTCTCGAGATCGTCGCCGTCGATGACGGGGGCGAGATGGGGCGCGTCGGAGACCTGATGACGCGGCTCATCTACGATCGGAACGCGGTCGCCGTGGTCGGAAGCGTCGATTCCGGCTGCACGCACGTCGCCGCGATGCTCGCCGTCAAGGCGCACGTGCCGCACCTGACCTGCGTTGCCACGGACCCCTCCCTGACGCGCGCGGGCAGTCCCTGGACGTTTCGGACGCTCGCGGATGACGACCGCCAGGCGGCCGCGCTCGTCGAGTGGCTGTGGGGGCGGGGGTTGCGGCGTATCTCGCTGCTGGCCGGAGAGTCGCGGTACGGCCGCATGGGCGCCCGCATCTTCGCGCGCCGGTTCCGGGAAAAAGGCGGCGAGGTCACCGGCCCGGTTTTCATGGCGGCGACGGAGACCTCCGCTTCGAACGCCGTTCGCGACGCCGACACCGGCCGGGCGCAGGCCGCGGTGCTCTGGATGCTCGCTCCGGAAGGCCGCCTGGCGGCGGCCGCCCTGCGCCGCAGTGGTTTCGCGGGGATCGTCGCGGGCGGCGACGGCCTGGCAAGCCCGGCGTTTTACGGAAGCGGCGACCGGGCGGTCGACGGGGTCGTGGTGACCTGCCCATACGTCGCCGGCGCCGAAACACCCGAAAACACGGCATTTCGCAGGGCTTATGAAGCCGCATACGGCGAGCCGGCTGACTCGTTCGCCGCCCATGCCTACGACACGGTGAAACTGCTCGCTTCAGCCGCATCCGCCATCGCCGCCGCCGACCGGCGCGAGCCGGCGACGGCGAGAGAGGCGCTCAGAAATATATTAGCAAATATATCACTCTTCCGCGGCGTCACCGGCGACATCGCGTTCGACGCGTCCGGCAACGACGTTCGCGACGTTCGGCTCGCCGTATGCCGCGGCGGAGCGCTCGAGCCGATGCGGGCGGGAGAACGATGA
- the murI gene encoding glutamate racemase: protein MDERPIGVFDSGVGGLTVVKELRSLLPAEDVVYFGDTARVPYGNKSIPVIRRFSLEIARFLESMRVKMLVIACNTATALALEYLKRQTDLPIVGVIEPGVRAAVNAGNGRIGVIGTSATIRSEAYQSRLRRFRPQDVILAKSCPLLVPLVEENLLDAPITRTALEMYLSDWREAGIDALILACTHYPLLKPLIEEFFGGKVRLIDSAMETAREVAELLAARRFQAPPDRAGSEEFYVSDSPENFIAIGSTFLGRPLERVFLEPVWKRDIGPSGLAD, encoded by the coding sequence ATGGACGAACGGCCGATCGGCGTATTCGACTCCGGGGTCGGCGGGCTCACGGTCGTCAAGGAACTTCGGAGCCTGCTGCCGGCCGAGGATGTCGTGTATTTCGGCGATACGGCCCGCGTGCCGTACGGCAACAAGTCCATCCCCGTCATCCGAAGGTTTTCCCTTGAGATCGCCCGGTTTCTCGAATCGATGCGGGTGAAGATGCTGGTGATCGCCTGCAACACGGCGACGGCGCTGGCTCTCGAGTATCTCAAGCGCCAGACCGATCTTCCCATCGTCGGCGTGATCGAGCCCGGCGTGAGGGCCGCGGTGAACGCCGGCAACGGTCGCATCGGCGTCATCGGGACGAGCGCGACGATCCGGTCCGAGGCGTATCAGTCGCGGCTTCGCCGGTTCCGGCCGCAGGACGTGATCCTCGCGAAGTCATGCCCGCTGCTCGTGCCGCTCGTCGAGGAGAACCTGCTCGACGCCCCGATCACGCGGACGGCCCTGGAGATGTATCTCTCGGACTGGCGCGAGGCGGGCATCGACGCCCTGATCCTCGCATGCACGCATTATCCGTTGCTCAAGCCCCTGATCGAGGAGTTCTTCGGGGGAAAGGTGCGGCTGATCGATTCGGCCATGGAAACGGCCCGCGAAGTCGCCGAGCTTCTGGCCGCCCGCAGATTCCAGGCCCCGCCGGACCGTGCCGGAAGCGAGGAGTTCTACGTCTCCGACAGCCCCGAAAACTTCATCGCGATCGGGAGCACGTTCCTCGGCAGGCCTCTGGAGCGTGTCTTTCTCGAGCCCGTGTGGAAGCGGGACATCGGGCCGTCCGGCTTGGCGGACTGA
- a CDS encoding BMP family ABC transporter substrate-binding protein: MSGERIGEKRPRIGPGLLTLAVCVVLASLALLTGCGEGKPTPSKKVRIGLMITPQGLNDQGFNDQAHDGIKAAEKKYGIEPVIIEPATMKDPEASLRFFAAQPFDAIIVVGMAFQKAIRKVSAEHPQLKFFAVDSDVDEGNIRGIAFREHEGSFLCGYLAAKFSKTRRIGFVGGHDFSVIDRFRRGFHAGAAFAASDTQVVDRFVARDFSGFNKPDVAKKIALDMYNGGCDVIYHAAGASGLGVIAAAVEARKNVIGVDRNQDGMAPGLVLTSMMKRVDLVVEDLVKDIVSPEGEKKGVKRSYGMAEGAISLTDFQFSSQQLGETLVNELGELSRQIIAGKLKTDPGTEAYPLAKDALPEIASSVPEVGVASPAGN; encoded by the coding sequence ATGTCGGGAGAGAGGATCGGCGAAAAGCGCCCCCGCATCGGACCTGGACTTTTAACTCTGGCCGTGTGCGTCGTTCTGGCCTCGCTGGCCCTCTTGACCGGATGCGGGGAAGGGAAGCCGACGCCGTCGAAGAAAGTCAGGATCGGACTCATGATCACCCCCCAGGGCCTGAACGATCAGGGGTTCAACGACCAGGCCCACGACGGGATCAAGGCGGCCGAGAAAAAATACGGCATCGAGCCGGTCATCATCGAGCCGGCCACGATGAAAGACCCCGAGGCATCGCTGCGCTTCTTCGCGGCCCAGCCGTTCGACGCGATCATCGTCGTCGGGATGGCGTTCCAGAAGGCGATCCGCAAGGTCTCCGCCGAACATCCGCAGCTGAAATTCTTTGCCGTCGATTCCGACGTCGACGAGGGGAATATCAGGGGCATCGCTTTTCGCGAGCACGAGGGTTCATTTCTGTGCGGTTATCTCGCGGCAAAATTCTCAAAAACCCGCAGGATCGGCTTCGTGGGGGGGCACGATTTCTCCGTCATCGATCGGTTCAGACGCGGCTTCCATGCCGGCGCGGCCTTCGCGGCGAGCGACACGCAGGTCGTCGACCGGTTCGTGGCCCGCGACTTTTCGGGCTTCAACAAGCCGGATGTCGCAAAAAAGATAGCATTAGATATGTATAACGGCGGATGCGACGTCATCTACCACGCCGCGGGGGCTTCGGGGCTCGGCGTGATCGCCGCCGCCGTCGAGGCGCGCAAGAACGTGATCGGCGTCGACCGGAACCAGGACGGGATGGCGCCGGGACTGGTCCTGACCAGCATGATGAAGCGGGTCGATCTTGTCGTCGAGGACCTGGTGAAGGACATCGTAAGCCCCGAGGGGGAAAAGAAAGGCGTGAAGCGCAGCTACGGCATGGCCGAGGGCGCGATCTCGCTCACCGACTTCCAGTTCAGCAGCCAGCAACTCGGCGAAACTCTCGTCAACGAGCTTGGCGAGCTTTCCCGCCAGATCATCGCAGGCAAGCTGAAGACGGACCCCGGCACGGAAGCATACCCGCTCGCCAAAGACGCGCTTCCCGAGATCGCGTCCTCCGTTCCGGAGGTCGGCGTCGCGAGTCCGGCGGGAAACTGA
- a CDS encoding radical SAM protein, with protein sequence MGLKHRHKVESAADRLRATERHERRVSVAGRLNMAVCFPGPYALAMSNLGFLTVHRLAGGQPDIGIERFFFGFDPGVPVRPPYYSFETRRPLGDFDILAFSFSFEGDFDRIPAIFGPLGLPVEAARRRRGRFPLLIAGGAAVAANAPALSRIFDILVPGEAETILAPMLKGFLENGLSAESVAGLPGVWAPALSAGPVPIGCRHDVAREPAWSHIVTTANVFGGASLFEAMRGCPRRCAFCLARVIYHPPRPVPAARLAAWLDERPGCRDLGLVAPSLFDHPEIEEILDLLAERGVRLRNSSVKWERLSDRILERLAACGVRGLTLAPETGSRERREGMGKPLREDAFYDTLDRVRKHGFEHLKLYFMAGLPGETDDDLDATAAFAVSVADRVQNGFKSLSATVSGFVPKRGTAWQDEPVCPPDELKRRFGRLKATLRPLADRVKLQFESPAEVARQAFLARVGPELAEEYEKEATACRERGSAKSAPASDLDF encoded by the coding sequence ATGGGGCTGAAACACCGGCACAAGGTCGAGTCGGCCGCCGACCGGCTGCGGGCGACGGAACGCCACGAACGCCGGGTGAGCGTGGCGGGGCGGCTCAACATGGCCGTCTGCTTCCCGGGTCCGTATGCCCTGGCGATGAGCAACCTGGGCTTCCTGACCGTGCATCGGCTCGCGGGCGGGCAGCCGGACATCGGCATCGAACGGTTCTTCTTCGGCTTCGATCCCGGCGTGCCCGTGCGGCCGCCCTACTACTCGTTCGAAACGCGGCGGCCACTCGGGGATTTCGATATCCTGGCGTTTTCCTTCAGTTTCGAAGGCGATTTCGACCGCATTCCCGCGATCTTCGGCCCCCTGGGGCTTCCCGTGGAGGCGGCGCGCCGTCGTCGCGGGCGGTTCCCTTTGCTCATCGCCGGCGGCGCCGCCGTCGCGGCCAACGCGCCCGCCCTGAGCCGGATCTTCGACATTCTCGTGCCGGGCGAGGCCGAGACGATTCTGGCGCCGATGCTGAAGGGTTTTCTCGAGAACGGACTTTCGGCAGAATCCGTCGCCGGGCTTCCCGGAGTCTGGGCTCCCGCGTTGAGCGCCGGCCCCGTTCCCATCGGGTGCAGGCACGACGTGGCTCGAGAGCCGGCCTGGTCTCACATCGTCACGACCGCCAACGTGTTCGGCGGCGCCTCGCTGTTCGAGGCCATGCGCGGCTGTCCGCGCCGATGCGCATTCTGCCTTGCCCGGGTTATTTATCACCCGCCCCGCCCGGTCCCGGCCGCCCGACTCGCGGCCTGGCTCGACGAGAGGCCCGGTTGCCGCGATCTCGGCCTCGTGGCCCCCTCGCTGTTCGACCACCCGGAGATCGAGGAAATCCTCGATCTCCTCGCCGAGCGGGGCGTGCGTCTCCGCAACTCGTCGGTCAAGTGGGAGCGTCTGAGCGACCGAATCCTCGAACGGCTGGCCGCGTGCGGGGTGCGCGGGCTGACGCTGGCCCCCGAGACGGGCAGCCGCGAGCGCCGTGAGGGGATGGGCAAGCCGTTGCGGGAAGACGCCTTTTATGATACGCTCGATCGCGTCCGGAAGCATGGTTTCGAGCATCTGAAGCTGTACTTCATGGCCGGACTGCCGGGCGAGACCGACGACGACCTCGACGCGACCGCGGCGTTTGCCGTCAGCGTGGCGGACCGCGTGCAGAACGGTTTCAAAAGCCTTTCGGCGACGGTTTCCGGGTTCGTTCCGAAGCGGGGCACGGCGTGGCAGGACGAGCCGGTGTGCCCGCCCGACGAGCTGAAACGGCGGTTCGGACGGCTGAAAGCCACGTTGCGGCCGCTGGCGGACCGGGTGAAACTGCAGTTCGAAAGCCCGGCGGAGGTTGCGCGACAGGCGTTCCTGGCGCGGGTCGGGCCAGAGCTCGCCGAAGAATACGAGAAGGAGGCAACCGCATGTCGGGAGAGAGGATCGGCGAAAAGCGCCCCCGCATCGGACCTGGACTTTTAA
- the ftsZ gene encoding cell division protein FtsZ — protein MFDFNQAAAENAEIKVIGVGGGGTNAVNRMISAGLAGVEFISANTDAQALALSDAKVKIQLGDKLTKGLGAGANYEVGKKAAEEDRDRIAEALDGADMVFITAGMGGGTGTGAAPIVAQVAREVGALTVAVVTKPFRFEGKRRTSAADLGIKNLKESVDAIIVIPNDKLLEVSKENVTMIEAFKYADEVLRQGVQGISDIIINPGQINTDFADVKAIMTQAGSALMGIGIASGENRALTAAQMAINSPLLESSIKGARGVLINITGSADLGIHEINKAASIIQETVDEDANIILGTAIDENLDDQIKITVIATGFGEAVRQELDPKKRIIEELRTVSRTVEQPLAAPIPLAATGTNGPIASSLDDREIPTFLRKRNR, from the coding sequence GTGTTCGACTTCAATCAGGCGGCTGCGGAAAATGCGGAAATCAAGGTTATCGGCGTAGGCGGAGGCGGCACCAATGCGGTGAACCGAATGATTTCCGCGGGGCTGGCTGGCGTCGAGTTCATTTCGGCGAACACCGACGCGCAGGCTCTGGCGCTTTCGGATGCCAAGGTGAAGATCCAGCTCGGTGACAAGCTCACGAAGGGGCTGGGCGCAGGCGCCAATTACGAGGTCGGCAAAAAGGCCGCCGAAGAGGACCGCGACCGCATCGCCGAGGCGCTCGACGGCGCCGACATGGTGTTCATCACTGCCGGCATGGGCGGCGGCACCGGCACCGGCGCGGCGCCCATCGTCGCCCAGGTCGCCCGCGAAGTCGGCGCCCTCACGGTCGCCGTCGTCACCAAGCCCTTCCGGTTCGAAGGCAAGCGCCGCACCAGCGCCGCCGATCTCGGCATCAAGAACCTCAAGGAATCCGTCGATGCCATCATCGTCATTCCGAACGACAAGTTGCTCGAAGTGTCCAAAGAGAACGTCACCATGATCGAAGCCTTCAAGTATGCCGACGAAGTGCTTCGCCAGGGCGTGCAGGGCATCTCCGACATCATCATCAATCCCGGCCAGATCAACACCGACTTCGCCGACGTGAAGGCGATCATGACCCAGGCCGGATCGGCGCTCATGGGCATCGGTATCGCCTCCGGCGAAAACCGTGCCCTTACCGCCGCGCAGATGGCGATCAACAGCCCGCTGCTCGAATCCTCGATCAAGGGCGCTCGCGGCGTACTCATCAACATCACCGGCAGCGCGGACCTCGGCATCCACGAGATCAACAAGGCCGCCAGCATCATCCAGGAAACCGTCGACGAGGACGCCAACATCATCCTCGGCACGGCCATCGACGAGAACCTCGATGACCAGATCAAGATCACCGTCATCGCCACCGGCTTCGGCGAAGCGGTTCGCCAGGAACTGGATCCCAAGAAGCGCATCATCGAGGAACTGCGCACCGTCAGCCGCACCGTCGAGCAGCCGCTCGCGGCGCCGATTCCGCTGGCCGCGACCGGTACCAACGGCCCGATCGCCTCGTCCCTCGACGACCGCGAGATCCCGACCTTCCTCCGCAAGCGCAACCGCTGA
- the ftsA gene encoding cell division protein FtsA, protein MLADDLIVGLDIGTTKVCAVIGDMHETGSVNVIGVGHAVTGDGVKKGTIVDIEKVTQAIMDAVEEAEKVADVVIERVYVGIAGSHINSLNSQGIVAIKGTGHEITAEDVDRAVENAKTAISIPHHQEIIHILPREFVVDEQKEISNPIGMVGSRLEAQVHIVTGAVTAMQNIIKCCQTAKLKVEDVVLQPYASSMSVLTEDEKKLGVVLIDIGGGTTDLIIFQNGHVVHSYSAPVGGQYVTNDIAVGLKTSTAAAENLKIKYGVAHNQFIDPACRMQVPVAGSDRTRECSQSDLAEIIEPRMEEIFNEMKEQIAKQVSLDMIPAGVVLTGGTSLMMGCPELAEESLGLPVRRGFPISINGLRERVDSPIYATSVGLIRYGAQHYQAEPAEPGVLGGVVDKVRAVFRRFFSD, encoded by the coding sequence GTGCTGGCGGATGATCTGATCGTCGGTCTCGACATCGGGACGACCAAAGTGTGCGCCGTCATCGGCGATATGCACGAAACCGGCTCCGTCAACGTCATCGGAGTAGGGCACGCCGTCACGGGTGACGGCGTGAAGAAGGGCACGATCGTCGATATCGAGAAGGTGACGCAGGCGATCATGGACGCCGTCGAGGAAGCCGAGAAAGTCGCGGACGTCGTCATCGAGAGGGTTTACGTCGGGATCGCCGGTTCGCACATCAACTCCCTCAACAGCCAGGGAATCGTCGCGATCAAGGGCACGGGCCACGAAATCACCGCGGAAGACGTCGACCGGGCCGTCGAAAACGCGAAGACGGCCATCTCGATTCCGCACCATCAGGAAATCATCCACATCCTTCCGCGCGAGTTCGTCGTCGACGAGCAGAAGGAGATCAGCAACCCGATCGGCATGGTCGGAAGTCGGCTCGAGGCGCAGGTTCACATCGTCACCGGCGCCGTGACGGCGATGCAGAACATCATCAAGTGCTGCCAGACCGCGAAGCTCAAGGTCGAGGACGTCGTCCTTCAGCCCTATGCCTCGAGCATGTCGGTGCTGACCGAGGACGAAAAGAAGCTTGGCGTCGTGTTGATCGACATCGGCGGCGGAACCACGGATCTCATCATTTTCCAGAACGGCCACGTGGTGCACTCCTACAGCGCGCCGGTCGGCGGCCAGTATGTGACGAACGACATCGCGGTCGGACTGAAGACCTCGACGGCCGCGGCCGAGAATCTGAAGATCAAGTACGGCGTGGCTCACAACCAGTTCATCGACCCGGCGTGCCGCATGCAGGTTCCGGTGGCCGGCAGCGACCGGACCCGCGAGTGTTCGCAGAGCGACCTGGCCGAGATCATCGAGCCCAGGATGGAAGAGATTTTCAACGAGATGAAGGAACAGATCGCGAAGCAGGTTTCGCTCGACATGATTCCGGCCGGAGTCGTGCTCACGGGCGGCACCTCGCTGATGATGGGCTGCCCCGAACTCGCCGAGGAAAGCCTCGGACTGCCGGTCCGGCGCGGCTTTCCGATCTCGATCAACGGCCTCAGGGAGCGGGTGGACAGTCCCATCTACGCGACCTCGGTGGGGCTGATCCGGTATGGAGCGCAACATTACCAGGCCGAGCCGGCGGAGCCGGGCGTGCTTGGTGGTGTCGTAGATAAAGTAAGGGCGGTTTTCAGAAGATTTTTCAGTGATTGA
- a CDS encoding FtsQ-type POTRA domain-containing protein, giving the protein MNQPPSDTPAQPRRRSFYQAPRSSISDSVMDRVRTRSFRIRFQSMGRWARPLKALGFLALMASLSYLAIVQLKYLFFGTSYFEIRDIVVEGVSQLPREEVLRLAGIAPGTNVINLDREAVRRQLLLHPMVRDASVELKGLCSVRLRVTERVPLLYAKMGTSFLEISDDGVILSNTGMGERDLPIVTGIEFHDKDVGDSVADHDGFVEARTWITRLGSGTLSDISELNFASVQNPYLFLVTGEKVLPKSLEDFKERHAFLRALLDNLKKNNVEPEYLDMRAPSDIVVKPRRARNSMEGTTKPRAGG; this is encoded by the coding sequence ATGAACCAGCCGCCATCCGATACGCCCGCTCAGCCGCGACGCCGCAGTTTCTACCAGGCGCCGCGCAGTTCCATATCCGATTCCGTCATGGATCGCGTGCGTACAAGGAGCTTCAGGATCCGGTTCCAGAGTATGGGGCGCTGGGCCCGCCCGCTCAAGGCTCTCGGCTTCCTGGCGCTCATGGCGTCGCTTTCCTACCTTGCCATCGTCCAGCTGAAATACCTGTTTTTCGGAACCTCGTATTTCGAAATCCGCGATATTGTCGTCGAGGGAGTTTCCCAGCTTCCGCGCGAAGAAGTTCTCAGGCTCGCCGGGATAGCTCCCGGAACCAATGTGATCAATCTCGACCGCGAAGCGGTTCGCAGGCAGTTGCTCCTGCACCCCATGGTGAGGGATGCCAGTGTCGAGCTGAAGGGGCTGTGCTCTGTCCGACTCCGGGTGACCGAGCGCGTTCCCCTGCTCTACGCCAAAATGGGAACCTCGTTTCTCGAGATTTCCGATGACGGCGTCATTCTCTCGAACACCGGGATGGGTGAGCGAGATCTCCCCATCGTCACGGGGATCGAGTTCCATGACAAAGACGTCGGCGACTCGGTTGCAGACCATGACGGCTTCGTTGAGGCGCGGACCTGGATCACCCGGCTCGGGTCGGGCACGCTGTCAGACATTTCGGAATTGAATTTCGCGAGCGTGCAGAATCCCTATCTGTTTCTCGTAACCGGCGAAAAAGTCCTTCCGAAGAGTCTCGAGGACTTCAAGGAACGGCACGCTTTTTTGCGTGCCCTCCTTGACAACCTCAAAAAGAATAATGTAGAACCTGAGTATCTCGATATGAGGGCACCAAGTGATATCGTCGTCAAACCACGACGTGCCCGGAATTCCATGGAAGGAACCACGAAACCACGTGCTGGCGGATGA
- the murG gene encoding undecaprenyldiphospho-muramoylpentapeptide beta-N-acetylglucosaminyltransferase, with amino-acid sequence MKKILFSGGGTGGHIYPALAIRELLLERFPNLETAYAGQSEGMESRIVGRIDGLPFFPVRSQGMPRSLSPKWLTFPFRNAAGFWDALARMREFRPDLVVTTGGYVAFPVLACARLLGVPFVIHEQNAAMGVVNRVFAGSACRVLLTYAEAVETLSERVVLTGNPVRRAFLQHSGGSSRFPKKSGEFWLLAVGGSGGAKTINDVCIGLTRQWLREHPEIHLVHIAGERDHERVKAEAASLPNYTLLPYLHEMKEAFDVADLLISRAGATILAEIAVCGKPAILVPFPFATDNHQEKNARALERQQAAKVILDRDLKPASLAAEIERMSAPDVRSAMAAAMRASRPADVEKRILDEIAPLLQR; translated from the coding sequence ATGAAAAAAATTCTCTTCAGCGGCGGCGGCACGGGCGGTCACATCTACCCGGCCCTCGCCATCAGGGAACTCCTTCTCGAACGTTTCCCGAACCTCGAAACGGCCTATGCCGGCCAGTCTGAGGGGATGGAAAGCCGTATCGTGGGCCGCATCGACGGGCTCCCGTTTTTCCCCGTGCGTTCGCAGGGCATGCCCCGTTCCCTCTCGCCGAAGTGGTTGACGTTTCCCTTCCGTAACGCCGCCGGATTCTGGGATGCCCTGGCGCGAATGCGCGAGTTCCGGCCCGATCTGGTCGTCACGACGGGCGGCTACGTTGCGTTTCCGGTTCTCGCCTGCGCGCGCCTGCTCGGCGTGCCCTTCGTGATCCACGAGCAGAACGCGGCGATGGGCGTCGTGAACCGAGTCTTTGCCGGAAGCGCCTGCCGCGTCCTGCTGACGTATGCCGAAGCGGTCGAAACGCTGTCTGAGCGGGTCGTTCTGACCGGAAATCCCGTCCGGCGCGCGTTCCTGCAACATTCGGGAGGAAGTTCCCGGTTTCCGAAAAAAAGCGGCGAATTCTGGTTGCTTGCCGTCGGAGGCTCGGGCGGGGCGAAGACGATCAATGATGTCTGCATCGGCCTTACCCGGCAGTGGTTGAGGGAGCATCCGGAGATTCATCTCGTGCATATTGCAGGTGAGCGCGACCATGAGCGGGTGAAGGCCGAGGCTGCGTCGCTGCCGAACTATACCCTGCTTCCCTACCTTCATGAGATGAAGGAGGCGTTTGACGTGGCCGACCTGCTGATTTCGCGCGCCGGAGCGACGATTCTCGCCGAGATCGCCGTCTGCGGAAAGCCGGCGATCCTCGTGCCCTTCCCTTTCGCCACCGACAATCACCAGGAAAAGAATGCACGAGCCCTCGAGCGGCAACAGGCCGCGAAGGTCATCCTCGACAGAGATCTCAAGCCGGCGTCGCTGGCCGCCGAGATCGAGCGGATGAGCGCACCGGATGTGCGGAGCGCAATGGCCGCCGCCATGCGCGCGAGCCGCCCCGCCGACGTCGAGAAACGAATTCTCGACGAAATCGCGCCTCTCCTGCAACGCTGA
- the ftsW gene encoding putative lipid II flippase FtsW yields MKQNPYDHVLFFIVIALMGIGLTMVYSASSIASMAQMSDSLFYFKRQLMWVVIGLLAMFGFAQIDYRKLDALAVPLLVVAFVGLVVVLIPGVAREIGGAKRWIRFAGIGIQPSELAKLCFVIYMAHSISKKQDCIWNLTKGVVPDLIITCAVFLLILKEPNLSTALIIGFSYGLLLFLGNGSLTHLGGMLGGGMILAVSLIFQKEYRMKRLLAFLDPWENARTSGYHIIQSLVAIGSGGIWGLGLGQSRQKFFILPERHTDFIFAIICEELGFAGGLAVVLLFLVLIWRGFYIAIRAPDMFGFLLASGITGIIGCQAMINLGVVLSVLPTTGVTLPFVSYGGSSLVFLAAGMGILLSISKYGSSQNALIDMRRMPFSSRHLDNARQMGGGRRR; encoded by the coding sequence ATGAAGCAGAATCCATACGATCACGTCCTGTTTTTCATCGTCATCGCCCTCATGGGGATCGGGCTGACGATGGTGTATTCGGCCAGTTCGATCGCTTCGATGGCCCAGATGTCGGACAGCCTCTTCTATTTCAAGCGGCAGTTGATGTGGGTCGTCATCGGTCTCCTGGCCATGTTCGGCTTCGCCCAGATCGATTACCGGAAGCTGGATGCCCTTGCCGTCCCCCTGCTGGTCGTCGCGTTCGTGGGTCTCGTCGTCGTGCTGATTCCTGGCGTCGCCCGCGAGATCGGCGGCGCAAAACGCTGGATACGGTTCGCCGGCATCGGCATCCAGCCGTCGGAACTCGCGAAACTGTGCTTCGTCATCTACATGGCCCATTCCATCTCGAAAAAACAAGATTGCATTTGGAACCTGACGAAAGGCGTCGTGCCCGATCTTATTATAACATGCGCTGTATTTTTATTGATATTGAAAGAGCCGAATTTGTCGACGGCGCTCATCATCGGCTTTTCCTACGGCCTGCTTCTCTTCTTGGGAAACGGTTCGCTCACGCATCTCGGCGGAATGCTGGGCGGGGGGATGATCCTGGCCGTCTCGCTGATCTTCCAGAAAGAGTATCGCATGAAGCGCCTTCTCGCCTTTCTCGACCCGTGGGAAAACGCCCGCACGTCGGGATATCACATCATTCAGTCCCTGGTGGCGATCGGCTCGGGGGGCATCTGGGGATTGGGCCTCGGGCAGAGCCGGCAGAAATTTTTCATCCTGCCCGAGCGGCACACGGATTTTATATTTGCAATCATATGCGAGGAACTCGGTTTCGCGGGCGGTCTTGCCGTCGTTCTCCTCTTCCTCGTGCTGATCTGGCGGGGGTTCTACATCGCGATCCGGGCGCCCGACATGTTCGGCTTTCTGCTCGCCAGCGGCATCACCGGTATCATCGGCTGTCAGGCGATGATCAACCTCGGCGTCGTTCTGAGCGTGCTCCCCACGACGGGGGTGACGCTTCCGTTCGTAAGCTACGGCGGCTCGAGCCTCGTGTTCCTTGCGGCCGGCATGGGCATCCTGCTCAGCATCTCGAAATACGGGTCGAGCCAGAACGCCCTCATCGACATGCGCCGGATGCCGTTCTCCTCGAGGCATCTCGACAACGCCCGCCAGATGGGCGGGGGACGACGGCGCTGA